From Paenibacillus sp. GP183, one genomic window encodes:
- a CDS encoding glycosyltransferase family 39 protein has translation MSYSYKLLLNQIFFVCFLVFFSWSMMLILFWSVYSFQHNKPYFLFPHIYDKPLNPLIIFGGAVCFVLFLIILNRVCSRMENRIHVILPFVFAVLIPAAQFAFTAIYQVEPKLWDFAVVYHAAIEFTQGSNGYSYYFQDYPNNLPITLLISGIFQLFNSLDFNHPHKVGLLFNMFMIDLALLFLYLTARKLFGLKQATLILVLSLLFSPFITYVPIYYTDTISLPMSIGMLYFYSLSQDGRKKKRLIFLLIAALFGTLGVLIKPTVDILFAALLIHLFWTKRFTSFMKQGALIIAVLFIGLKIYAALIDSSGILPLPYKQTGYPYTHWIMMGLKGPYGFYDYRDVQYTESFLTKERRKQANLAIIQTRLHNYGIMGIAKLFSTKNLFTWGDGTYFAPVKLDRGVQKYTSLHSYLLPMKANQNYIYIYFCQIVNLSLLSLIVLSGWRQLRTRQITLISVCALSLFGLGLFLLVWEARSRYLINFAPMILLCSLDGLLYLKRP, from the coding sequence ATGTCTTATTCCTATAAATTACTGTTGAACCAGATTTTTTTTGTATGCTTTCTTGTCTTTTTTAGTTGGTCCATGATGCTCATTCTGTTCTGGAGCGTTTACAGCTTTCAACATAATAAGCCTTATTTCCTGTTTCCCCATATTTACGATAAACCGCTCAATCCGCTGATCATTTTTGGCGGTGCAGTCTGCTTCGTATTGTTTCTGATCATATTGAACCGAGTATGCAGCCGCATGGAGAACAGAATCCACGTTATACTTCCATTCGTTTTCGCGGTATTAATCCCGGCCGCCCAATTTGCATTTACAGCCATATATCAGGTTGAACCCAAGTTATGGGATTTCGCTGTCGTCTACCATGCTGCCATAGAATTTACGCAAGGAAGCAATGGCTATAGCTATTATTTTCAGGATTACCCCAATAATCTGCCGATTACGCTGTTGATTTCGGGGATATTTCAGCTATTTAATTCCCTGGATTTTAATCATCCCCACAAGGTGGGTTTGCTCTTTAATATGTTTATGATCGACTTGGCGCTGCTTTTCCTCTACCTGACAGCCCGAAAATTGTTCGGATTGAAGCAGGCCACCCTGATATTGGTTCTTAGTTTGCTATTTTCTCCGTTCATTACTTATGTGCCCATTTATTATACAGATACCATTTCACTGCCAATGAGTATTGGGATGCTGTATTTTTATTCGCTTAGCCAAGATGGCAGGAAGAAAAAGAGGCTGATCTTCCTATTAATCGCGGCGCTTTTCGGAACTTTGGGGGTATTGATCAAACCGACAGTAGACATCCTATTTGCAGCCTTGCTGATTCATTTATTTTGGACCAAACGCTTTACAAGCTTTATGAAACAGGGGGCATTGATTATTGCCGTTTTGTTCATCGGACTTAAAATATATGCCGCCTTGATCGATTCAAGCGGCATTCTTCCTCTTCCCTACAAACAGACGGGTTATCCATATACCCATTGGATCATGATGGGTCTTAAAGGTCCTTATGGATTTTATGATTATCGTGATGTCCAATACACGGAATCCTTTCTTACGAAAGAAAGGAGAAAACAAGCCAATTTGGCAATCATCCAAACACGGCTTCACAATTATGGCATCATGGGGATTGCCAAGCTATTTTCTACCAAAAACCTGTTCACATGGGGGGATGGAACCTATTTTGCCCCGGTCAAGCTGGACCGGGGGGTGCAGAAGTACACTTCTTTGCACTCCTACCTGCTGCCTATGAAAGCCAATCAAAACTATATATACATCTACTTTTGTCAAATCGTCAATTTAAGCTTGCTCTCGCTCATCGTGCTGTCAGGCTGGCGTCAATTGAGAACCAGACAAATTACCTTAATTTCCGTATGTGCGCTGTCGCTATTTGGATTGGGCTTATTTTTGCTTGTTTGGGAAGCACGGTCGCGGTATTTGATCAATTTTGCTCCCATGATCCTGTTGTGCAGCTTGGACGGGCTGCTTTATTTGAAAAGGCCCTGA
- a CDS encoding ABC transporter substrate-binding protein has translation MKIRRHYLALRRSFPKLPEGIPVETTLEELAEILECTHRNMVILLKRMQQEKWLSWTPRRGRGNRSSLLFLARPEDMLLQEAQEMVSKQDLRSALELMQAEESSGSMRELFHDWLSGQFGFHSEVSGQQRKDILRFPLPQTIHTLDPAAIHYSGESHLVNQLFDGLVRMDAKGEQVLPHLAHAWEVDDSRTVWTFYLRKGVFFHHGRKLVSSDVKYSLERLQKLAPRGLYSWAYASIVSMETPDDTTIHIRLSERNEAFLAFLTTNRASIVPQDYCEAAGRKFGKTPIGTGPFRLNGHEQGIWILEAFPAYFQGRGFLDRVEVWTLPERENRGIEEGQLPFQVMHNVRISDLNAAEWQQVRQLGMTCKFITFNEMKGEPTANPDLRAALNFAIDRAYLRDKLSGDVIESGESFSTRMEAPSIPKLAKLEEIEEKLQAAGYHGERIKLATIPQYEADAELIRQVCDRAGISIDIVLIPAEEFKGEARMSADMLLFAIMLDEHRELRLIDLYKSMQQHASSDLQSMLDRVIGQILAEPDAKEREKRFAQIENQLKERHSLLFLYRKHLKTAYHPSIRGISLESLGWVRFRDIWFT, from the coding sequence ATGAAAATTCGGCGGCATTATTTAGCATTACGGCGCTCCTTTCCAAAGCTCCCGGAAGGCATACCGGTAGAGACCACCTTAGAGGAGCTGGCGGAAATCCTTGAATGCACCCATCGAAATATGGTGATCCTTCTCAAAAGGATGCAGCAGGAAAAATGGCTTTCCTGGACTCCCAGAAGAGGCCGCGGGAACCGATCCAGCCTGCTGTTTTTGGCGCGGCCGGAAGATATGCTTCTGCAGGAAGCTCAAGAGATGGTAAGCAAACAGGATCTGCGCTCGGCTTTGGAGCTGATGCAAGCCGAGGAGAGCTCCGGTTCGATGCGCGAGCTGTTTCACGATTGGTTATCGGGCCAATTCGGCTTTCATTCCGAGGTGAGCGGCCAGCAGCGAAAAGATATATTGCGCTTTCCTCTCCCTCAAACGATCCATACCCTGGATCCTGCCGCCATTCATTATTCCGGAGAATCCCATTTGGTGAACCAGCTGTTTGACGGACTCGTCCGCATGGATGCGAAGGGTGAGCAAGTTCTGCCTCACCTGGCTCATGCCTGGGAGGTGGATGATTCTCGAACGGTCTGGACCTTTTATCTGCGAAAAGGTGTCTTCTTTCATCATGGCCGGAAGCTGGTGTCATCCGATGTCAAATATTCTCTGGAGCGGCTTCAGAAGCTTGCTCCAAGGGGACTTTACAGCTGGGCTTATGCCTCTATTGTTTCGATGGAAACCCCGGATGACACTACGATACACATCCGATTATCGGAACGAAACGAAGCTTTCCTGGCATTTTTAACTACCAATCGAGCATCGATTGTCCCTCAGGATTACTGCGAAGCTGCGGGTCGGAAATTTGGCAAAACGCCAATCGGTACCGGACCCTTTCGTCTTAATGGGCACGAACAAGGGATCTGGATTCTGGAAGCATTCCCCGCTTATTTCCAGGGACGCGGATTTCTGGATCGGGTTGAGGTTTGGACCCTGCCGGAGAGGGAAAATCGAGGAATTGAAGAGGGGCAGCTGCCCTTTCAGGTGATGCATAATGTGCGCATCTCGGACTTGAACGCTGCTGAGTGGCAGCAGGTACGCCAGTTGGGCATGACCTGCAAATTCATAACTTTTAATGAAATGAAAGGAGAACCGACAGCCAATCCTGACCTGCGCGCAGCATTGAATTTTGCCATTGATCGAGCCTATTTGCGGGACAAGCTCTCAGGCGATGTCATTGAATCCGGAGAAAGCTTCTCGACCCGGATGGAAGCTCCATCGATACCGAAGCTCGCAAAGCTGGAGGAGATAGAGGAAAAATTGCAAGCTGCCGGATATCACGGCGAGCGTATAAAGCTGGCTACGATACCGCAGTATGAAGCGGATGCCGAATTGATCCGGCAGGTTTGCGATAGAGCCGGCATCTCTATCGACATCGTGCTGATCCCTGCAGAGGAATTCAAGGGAGAAGCTCGCATGTCTGCCGATATGCTTCTCTTTGCTATCATGCTGGATGAGCATCGCGAGCTCCGGCTCATCGATTTGTACAAGAGCATGCAGCAGCATGCTTCGTCAGACCTTCAAAGCATGCTGGACCGCGTGATCGGGCAGATATTGGCAGAGCCTGACGCTAAAGAAAGAGAGAAGCGATTCGCACAAATTGAAAATCAGTTAAAAGAAAGGCACAGCCTACTTTTCCTATATCGTAAACATTTGAAAACGGCTTATCACCCTTCCATTCGCGGAATTTCATTGGAATCCCTCGGTTGGGTGCGATTTCGGGATATTTGGTTTACCTGA
- a CDS encoding glycerophosphodiester phosphodiesterase family protein yields MQKFFLILILLFLSNFATAESVTTSHGNSDNRVMAHRGSSRTAPENTVSSIRKAIQDGAGYAEIDLQETADGVVVLMHDYNVHRTTGINKNMWEIRFEELRQASAGEWFNPRFHEEKVPTFEEVVNTAKGNIKLNIELKNNGHQKRLAEKTVEILKQKHFNHDCVVTSFDVGLLKTVKSLDREIKTGLIIGDKPATLENVLKSQDYEAISINYTVINQDFIKLAKENHKEVFAWTVNDPKIMSDLLNLGVNNIITNHPDRLIQLLHKT; encoded by the coding sequence ATGCAAAAATTTTTTCTGATTCTTATTTTATTATTCCTCAGCAATTTTGCAACGGCCGAATCAGTAACCACTTCTCATGGCAACAGCGACAACAGGGTCATGGCTCATCGCGGCAGCTCTCGCACAGCTCCGGAGAATACCGTCAGCTCGATCCGCAAGGCCATTCAGGATGGTGCAGGTTATGCGGAAATCGATCTGCAGGAGACCGCGGATGGCGTTGTTGTGCTCATGCATGACTATAATGTGCATCGCACCACAGGAATCAATAAAAATATGTGGGAGATTCGGTTCGAGGAACTTAGACAAGCTAGCGCCGGCGAATGGTTCAATCCCCGATTTCATGAAGAAAAGGTGCCTACTTTCGAAGAAGTCGTGAATACAGCCAAAGGAAATATTAAACTGAATATTGAGCTGAAAAATAACGGCCACCAAAAGCGCCTTGCTGAAAAAACAGTTGAAATTTTGAAGCAAAAGCACTTTAATCACGACTGCGTAGTAACCTCGTTTGATGTCGGACTGCTAAAAACCGTCAAATCCCTGGATAGAGAGATCAAGACCGGACTCATTATCGGCGATAAACCGGCAACCCTGGAAAATGTTCTAAAAAGCCAGGATTACGAAGCTATCAGTATTAACTATACGGTTATAAATCAAGATTTTATCAAATTGGCCAAGGAAAACCATAAAGAAGTGTTTGCCTGGACGGTAAATGACCCTAAAATCATGTCGGACTTACTGAATCTAGGTGTGAATAACATCATTACCAATCATCCTGATCGTTTGATTCAGCTCCTGCATAAAACATAA
- a CDS encoding DUF4153 domain-containing protein produces the protein MRDPAPWLKKYNRMLLFACLLGLISQYLFVGKAAGISVVLFVIGFYGTFFYAVRGRLGGFEKWKGQANIGWLLLLPVGLLSMTYTLYANDFFRVLNALALPLLVVVQTMWITRNKVHNWRGLHFFRTILSQSAAQPLKNLNIPFSLIRSSMPSTPEEKSSSTWSRMRKVLIGLILALPFLFIVVALLASADSIFQSWIEGISNLFKGVSFGDLILRVFVALLVSLYTFTYLWGLLFPKVDKVEKVPKPIEYLDSFPEEGVQIERVKISLDPIIAGTLFVCVNVVYVLFAGIQFSYLFGAAKGLLPEGAAYAEYARRGFAELVMAALINMGLLLVGLHGIRRSGAMAEMIRKLLMSILVGCTVIMLVSAYSRLSLYESAYGYTLTRLLVHGFMLFLGVLLIITLLRIWWEHFSLLKAYLLSAVVAYVLMNYANLDDRIASNNIARYEQSGVIDIPYLGMLSTDAYPALLQFQAKHPEILSLKPYLDEMRDHQSQYEAKWPSWNLSKMRAR, from the coding sequence ATGAGAGATCCTGCGCCATGGCTCAAGAAATACAATAGAATGCTGCTGTTTGCCTGCCTGTTAGGCTTGATCAGCCAATATTTATTTGTCGGTAAAGCTGCAGGGATTTCTGTTGTTTTATTCGTGATTGGCTTTTATGGCACTTTTTTTTATGCGGTTAGAGGGAGGCTTGGCGGATTCGAAAAATGGAAAGGTCAAGCCAACATTGGCTGGCTGCTGCTGCTTCCTGTCGGATTGCTCTCTATGACCTATACTCTGTATGCCAATGATTTTTTCAGAGTATTAAATGCTCTAGCGCTTCCCCTTTTGGTTGTTGTACAAACCATGTGGATCACTCGAAACAAAGTACATAATTGGCGGGGGCTTCATTTTTTCCGAACTATCCTTAGTCAAAGTGCAGCCCAGCCCCTAAAGAACCTTAACATCCCTTTTAGCTTGATTCGCAGCTCGATGCCAAGCACACCAGAGGAAAAATCCAGTTCAACGTGGAGCCGGATGCGCAAGGTTTTGATCGGCTTAATTCTTGCTCTGCCCTTCCTTTTTATCGTGGTTGCGCTCCTCGCCTCAGCGGACAGCATCTTCCAATCCTGGATTGAAGGGATTTCAAATTTATTTAAGGGAGTGTCGTTTGGGGACTTGATTCTGCGTGTATTCGTGGCTCTTCTCGTCAGCCTGTACACATTCACTTATTTATGGGGCTTACTTTTTCCCAAAGTTGACAAGGTAGAAAAGGTACCCAAGCCAATAGAATATCTGGATTCCTTTCCCGAAGAAGGTGTTCAAATCGAGAGGGTCAAGATTTCGCTGGACCCCATTATTGCCGGTACACTGTTTGTGTGCGTCAACGTCGTTTATGTTCTCTTTGCGGGGATTCAGTTCTCGTATCTGTTTGGAGCCGCCAAAGGCTTGCTGCCCGAAGGTGCAGCTTATGCGGAATATGCGCGCAGAGGATTTGCGGAATTAGTCATGGCAGCCTTGATTAATATGGGTTTGCTGCTTGTCGGTCTGCATGGGATCCGTCGATCCGGAGCCATGGCGGAAATGATTCGAAAGCTGCTTATGAGCATATTGGTTGGTTGTACAGTCATCATGCTTGTCTCGGCTTACAGCCGCCTTTCCTTATACGAATCAGCCTACGGATATACACTGACCAGGCTCTTGGTTCATGGTTTTATGCTCTTTCTCGGCGTTTTGTTGATCATCACCTTGTTGCGTATATGGTGGGAGCATTTCTCCTTGTTAAAAGCATATCTCCTTAGTGCCGTCGTCGCTTATGTGCTGATGAATTATGCTAATTTGGATGACCGCATTGCATCGAACAATATTGCGCGGTATGAACAATCGGGAGTCATCGATATCCCATACCTGGGCATGCTTTCCACAGATGCGTATCCCGCCTTGCTCCAGTTTCAGGCTAAACATCCGGAAATACTCTCATTAAAGCCCTATTTGGACGAAATGAGGGATCATCAATCACAATATGAAGCTAAATGGCCTTCATGGAATTTGTCGAAGATGAGGGCGAGATAA
- a CDS encoding ABC transporter ATP-binding protein — protein sequence MSERSEQDQPVGGMGGGFGGRFGRGGPVVKPKNFKGTLKRLWFYLGKERKWLSIIFLSILIESGLVLIGPFLIGISIDAMTSLNGGVDFKLLQIAILALIAAYMTDGFLILWQGWLAAGVSQRTVMNLRQALFQKLQKLPLSFFDSRPHGEVMSRLSNDIDNVSTTLGQSITQFMSGTIVILGSLVMMIVLSPALTLASIITIPMVFLLVKSITKRTGKMFRDQQEQLGKLNGHVEETITGIAVVKAFNHEEKAIQEFDKVNVQLRETGLRAQIWSGFLMPILNVINNAGFAAVALVGGILAIQGHVTIGIIAAFLSYSRQFVRPMTEVANIFNLLQSGLAGAERVFEVIDEQEELADSAQMRELKNPKGHVVFDNVTFGYRPDRPILKNVSFDSKAGSSTALVGPTGAGKTTIANLVTRFYDVTEGAIYIDGINIKEYTRDSLRRSFGIVLQDTYLFSGTISENIRYGKPDATDEEVEAAALMANADGFINQLPKQYETLLSENGGNLSQGQRQLLAIARVILAKPAMLILDEATSSIDTRTELHIQDAILTIMKGRTSFIIAHRLNTIRDADTIMVIDDGEITERGSHDQLLKVQGTYNRMFVTQFT from the coding sequence ATGTCGGAGCGATCTGAGCAAGATCAACCGGTAGGTGGTATGGGCGGCGGCTTTGGCGGTCGATTCGGCAGAGGCGGTCCCGTTGTCAAACCCAAAAACTTCAAGGGAACCCTAAAAAGGCTATGGTTTTATTTGGGTAAGGAAAGAAAATGGCTCTCCATCATTTTTCTGTCTATTTTGATCGAATCCGGGCTAGTTCTAATAGGTCCCTTCCTGATCGGAATTTCTATTGATGCCATGACATCGTTAAATGGGGGTGTCGATTTCAAGCTTCTACAAATCGCAATACTTGCTCTCATAGCTGCCTATATGACAGATGGATTTCTGATCTTATGGCAAGGCTGGCTGGCGGCAGGTGTCTCGCAGAGAACGGTCATGAACCTTCGGCAAGCCTTATTCCAGAAGCTCCAAAAGCTGCCCTTATCCTTTTTTGATTCTCGGCCCCATGGGGAAGTCATGAGCAGACTCAGCAATGATATCGACAACGTCAGCACTACACTCGGCCAGTCCATCACTCAATTCATGTCAGGCACCATTGTAATATTGGGCTCGCTGGTGATGATGATTGTTCTGAGCCCTGCGCTTACTTTAGCCAGCATCATTACGATTCCGATGGTCTTTCTATTGGTCAAAAGCATAACGAAAAGAACAGGTAAAATGTTCAGGGATCAGCAGGAACAGCTTGGAAAGCTGAACGGGCATGTGGAGGAAACCATTACGGGAATCGCTGTGGTAAAAGCATTTAATCATGAGGAAAAGGCCATTCAAGAGTTTGATAAGGTGAACGTCCAATTACGCGAGACAGGCCTCCGGGCACAGATCTGGTCCGGCTTTCTGATGCCGATTTTGAATGTGATCAATAATGCAGGCTTTGCTGCGGTAGCCCTTGTTGGGGGCATTCTTGCAATACAAGGCCATGTTACAATTGGAATCATTGCCGCTTTTTTGAGCTATTCCCGGCAATTTGTAAGGCCCATGACCGAGGTCGCGAATATATTTAATCTGCTGCAATCCGGGCTGGCGGGAGCGGAGCGCGTGTTTGAGGTGATCGACGAACAAGAGGAACTGGCCGATTCAGCTCAAATGCGGGAATTGAAAAATCCGAAAGGGCATGTTGTTTTTGACAATGTTACATTTGGTTATCGCCCGGACCGGCCGATTTTAAAAAATGTGAGCTTCGATTCCAAAGCAGGCAGCAGCACCGCCTTGGTAGGTCCTACGGGCGCAGGGAAAACGACGATAGCGAATCTCGTAACTCGATTTTATGATGTAACCGAAGGAGCTATTTACATCGACGGCATCAATATCAAGGAATATACAAGGGACAGTTTACGGCGGAGTTTCGGGATTGTGCTGCAGGATACGTATTTGTTCTCGGGTACCATCAGTGAAAATATTCGCTACGGTAAACCGGACGCAACGGATGAAGAAGTTGAGGCTGCGGCCCTTATGGCCAATGCGGATGGCTTTATCAATCAGCTACCCAAGCAATATGAGACGCTGCTATCCGAAAATGGCGGTAATTTAAGCCAGGGGCAGAGGCAGCTTCTAGCTATCGCCCGCGTGATATTGGCTAAGCCGGCAATGCTTATTTTGGATGAAGCCACCAGCAGCATCGACACCCGCACGGAGCTTCATATTCAGGACGCCATCTTAACCATCATGAAGGGTCGTACGAGCTTTATCATAGCCCATCGGCTTAATACGATACGTGATGCAGATACGATCATGGTGATTGATGATGGTGAAATCACTGAGAGAGGCAGCCATGATCAGCTCTTAAAGGTGCAAGGAACGTACAATCGCATGTTTGTTACCCAATTTACGTAA